A single Vulcanisaeta distributa DSM 14429 DNA region contains:
- the prf1 gene encoding peptide chain release factor aRF-1 — protein sequence MINLLKKYRGYATTLISLYINGNRPIPDVVSMLRQEWALASNIKDKTTRTHVQDALERIINSIKGISKAPENGLAIFAGFHMINPGNYEWVFHAIIPPIPISTFKYICDTSFHTEILEGMVKSSDTYGIIVIERGEAVIALLRGNYWEIVDKVEFFVPNKHAAGGQSALRYKRQTEHLAETFYKLVAERANKVFTEIPSLKGIVVAGPGPTKEEFLEEGELDHRIRDKVIAIVSACCADIGGVLEAIRNAEDKLKETEYVKAKKLMEEIMYLAVKKPEYLIYGKDSVMDAVKKGIAKMVVVSEDVGEDEIMNLTIMLKGRKDVELFVMPKSVEENLTLTQTFGGYVAILSTPSWILESYNENQDKSSS from the coding sequence ATGATAAACCTACTCAAGAAATACAGGGGTTATGCAACGACCCTCATAAGCCTATACATCAACGGTAATAGGCCAATACCTGATGTCGTATCAATGCTTAGGCAGGAATGGGCATTGGCAAGCAATATCAAGGATAAGACCACGAGAACGCATGTTCAAGACGCACTAGAGAGGATTATAAATTCGATAAAAGGCATATCAAAGGCTCCTGAGAACGGACTTGCAATATTCGCAGGCTTTCACATGATAAATCCAGGTAATTACGAGTGGGTTTTTCACGCCATAATACCCCCAATACCAATATCGACATTTAAGTACATCTGCGATACGTCGTTCCACACTGAGATACTTGAGGGCATGGTTAAGAGCAGCGACACTTATGGGATAATAGTGATCGAGAGGGGTGAGGCGGTTATTGCACTGCTGAGGGGTAATTATTGGGAGATTGTTGATAAGGTGGAGTTCTTTGTGCCAAATAAGCATGCGGCTGGTGGACAATCAGCCCTTAGATATAAGCGACAGACGGAGCATTTAGCCGAGACATTTTACAAGCTAGTTGCTGAGAGAGCAAATAAGGTGTTTACAGAGATACCGAGCCTAAAGGGTATCGTCGTTGCTGGACCAGGACCAACGAAGGAGGAGTTCCTTGAGGAGGGTGAGTTGGATCATAGGATTAGAGATAAGGTCATTGCCATTGTATCAGCATGTTGCGCTGATATTGGTGGCGTTCTCGAGGCCATTAGGAATGCTGAGGATAAGCTTAAGGAAACTGAGTATGTTAAGGCTAAGAAATTAATGGAGGAGATCATGTACCTAGCCGTTAAGAAGCCCGAGTACCTAATTTATGGTAAGGACTCGGTGATGGACGCGGTTAAGAAGGGCATTGCTAAGATGGTTGTTGTTAGTGAGGATGTTGGTGAGGATGAGATTATGAATTTGACAATAATGCTTAAGGGTAGGAAGGATGTTGAATTATTCGTAATGCCTAAGTCTGTTGAGGAAAACCTGACACTAACGCAAACATTCGGTGGCTATGTGGCTATTTTATCAACACCATCATGGATCCTCGAGAGTTATAATGAAAACCAGGACAAGAGTAGCTCATAA
- a CDS encoding MoaD/ThiS family protein: MKVQVKFLASLYDITKVLKTELNIPDNATIKDLIQVIDTSVSPNFSKVILDDNGRLKDQYVILVNGRSIDFLNGLSTKLSNGDEVVFLPPAGGG, encoded by the coding sequence ATGAAGGTTCAGGTTAAGTTCTTGGCATCATTATATGACATAACTAAGGTACTTAAGACTGAGCTTAACATACCTGACAATGCGACAATTAAGGATTTAATACAGGTTATTGATACCTCAGTGAGCCCCAATTTCTCGAAGGTTATCCTAGATGATAATGGCAGACTTAAGGATCAATACGTGATCCTGGTTAATGGTAGGTCAATAGACTTTCTAAATGGATTAAGTACTAAGTTGTCTAATGGTGATGAGGTAGTATTCCTACCACCAGCCGGCGGTGGTTAA
- a CDS encoding MoaD/ThiS family protein — protein MKIYVKFLTLLYEMTKTLRTEIELPDGATLLDLIRKIDNAIYPGFSKVILDCNNKIKDKFLVLINGRSPDFLNGVDTKLSDGDEVTFLPHCGVA, from the coding sequence ATGAAGATATACGTCAAATTTTTGACTTTACTATATGAAATGACTAAGACGTTGAGGACCGAGATTGAGTTGCCTGATGGTGCGACACTGCTTGACTTAATAAGGAAAATAGATAATGCTATATACCCAGGCTTCTCTAAGGTAATCCTTGACTGTAATAATAAAATTAAAGATAAGTTCTTAGTATTAATTAATGGAAGATCCCCAGATTTCTTAAATGGCGTTGATACTAAGTTATCTGATGGCGATGAAGTAACATTTTTACCGCATTGCGGTGTTGCATAA
- a CDS encoding DUF1641 domain-containing protein: MAQQTQAEKSPDEKLAEALNILVQNIDEIRGLLDQLIELKRSGVIDALMLIVNRFDEVIQYLFQDPAIFRLLSILVDGSLQAMNKLDTQDVLKLKGLVQDLGGCLGKNVDLANAKPVSGLMGLWRALGDKDVQRGLGIAMALLKALGKCSPQQ; this comes from the coding sequence ATGGCGCAGCAAACTCAGGCTGAAAAGAGCCCCGATGAGAAGCTTGCTGAGGCGTTGAACATACTTGTTCAGAATATTGATGAGATTAGGGGATTACTTGATCAATTAATTGAGCTCAAGCGTAGTGGTGTAATTGATGCGTTAATGCTAATAGTTAATAGATTTGATGAGGTCATACAGTACTTATTCCAGGATCCCGCGATATTTAGATTATTATCAATACTCGTTGATGGTAGTTTACAAGCGATGAATAAGCTGGATACTCAAGATGTCCTTAAGTTGAAAGGCCTCGTCCAAGACTTAGGTGGCTGTCTAGGAAAGAACGTGGATTTAGCCAACGCTAAACCCGTGAGTGGATTAATGGGACTTTGGAGAGCATTAGGGGATAAGGATGTACAGAGAGGTCTTGGCATTGCAATGGCACTTCTGAAGGCACTAGGTAAGTGCTCACCGCAACAGTAG